From the Chiloscyllium plagiosum isolate BGI_BamShark_2017 chromosome 10, ASM401019v2, whole genome shotgun sequence genome, the window tgactctctccaactcgcagtggcatcacatttgtcATACAAGTGATTGAAAGCATAAATCTTGAACCTGGTTTTTAATAAATATGCGACTATTCTAATCCTTTTTTTTGTGGCTACAGAAAATCTATCAAGATGCTGTTTGTGAAGACAGTGACATCCTTCATGGCTGTGCAGTGTGTCCGTTCTCGTGTTTGCCACAGAAAGTTTTGGGGATGGTTGAATGCTGTTTTCAACAAGTGAGTTTAAAGTAAATGATAATTTACCACTTTGAAATCTTTTCCTAATATACATAGTAATGGTACATTTCCTTTCAAATAGGGTGGATTATGATCGTATAAAGGATGTTGGTCCAGACAGAGCTGCATCCGAGTGGCTACTTCGTTGTGGTGCTAGTGTGCGTTACAAAGGCTTTGATAAATGGCAGAAAGATTACAATCACCTACCCACTGGCCCATTGGAGAAATTCAAAATTGAAAGAATTGATGCCACTGAATCATGCATTATGTTCAAAGGATTTGACTACCTGGGTATTGTATCTTAAGTAATAGTTCATTTCTAACAGTTTGCGAATAGTTTTGAACAACATTTCTAATGGCTTTTGGAATTCGGGAATTAAAAATGAGACACCTATAACATCTTATGTCAGCATGTACTGTCACCTTTTTGTTATAAATTGCTATAATCACAATTATAATGGAAACTCCACATAAACATGTATGATTCTAATTGCACCTAATATTAGAGGCAGTGCAACGTATTATTGGCAGGGAGGTTTAGTTAGTGTTATAAGTTTTACATAGTTTCCATTGTAACTGGATATAGGAATAGAATTACAATGAAATTTAGGACATTATGTTTAAATGTATACATTTAAAACTGAATTACATTTGTTCAAACCAGCCCAATATACTCCTTCCTGTTCTATTTAAAAAGTGCACTTGGTATTTGAATCCCTGATGGTGACATGATGGCACACTGATTCGTATTTAATTAAAGAGGGAAACCAAAGGAATCATAATTAACTACTTCATTCTTGTTTTA encodes:
- the dmac2l gene encoding ATP synthase subunit s, mitochondrial isoform X2, producing the protein MLFVKTVTSFMAVQCVRSRVCHRKFWGWLNAVFNKVDYDRIKDVGPDRAASEWLLRCGASVRYKGFDKWQKDYNHLPTGPLEKFKIERIDATESCIMFKGFDYLDYLEHVEEIKFQRCIYIQDECLERLCRIQNLQKSLQWLEIISCGNVTDRGIISLHLLK
- the dmac2l gene encoding ATP synthase subunit s, mitochondrial isoform X1, producing MLFVKTVTSFMAVQCVRSRVCHRKFWGWLNAVFNKVDYDRIKDVGPDRAASEWLLRCGASVRYKGFDKWQKDYNHLPTGPLEKFKIERIDATESCIMFKGFDYLDYLEHVEEIKFQRCIYIQDECLERLCRIQNLQKSLQWLEIISCGNVTDRGIISLHLLKNLRYLFLSDLPGIEEKEKTLQILIRALPNCEIKVDL